A part of Prolixibacteraceae bacterium genomic DNA contains:
- the ilvN gene encoding acetolactate synthase small subunit, whose product MQKQEFTISAYTENTIGLLNRITIMFTRRRMNIDSLTVSESAIAGISKFTIVVKDTEERIRKLCVQIERHVEVLKCFYHRNDEVVHQEVALYKVSSESLLSGDHIEKLVREYNARILEITPNFTVIEKTGHKAETQELFEKLNPHGVLQFIRSGRVAITRSNIEKLSEFLRERDRVQTVLDHNN is encoded by the coding sequence ATGCAAAAACAAGAATTTACCATATCAGCCTATACAGAGAACACCATTGGATTGTTGAACCGTATTACCATCATGTTTACTCGTAGACGAATGAATATTGATAGTTTGACCGTTTCTGAATCGGCTATCGCAGGGATAAGTAAGTTTACTATTGTAGTAAAGGATACGGAAGAGAGGATACGCAAATTGTGTGTGCAAATTGAGAGACATGTTGAAGTCTTAAAATGCTTTTATCATCGTAATGATGAGGTGGTACATCAAGAAGTTGCACTATATAAAGTGTCTTCAGAGTCGTTATTGTCAGGAGATCATATAGAGAAACTCGTAAGAGAGTACAATGCTCGTATATTGGAGATTACTCCCAATTTTACTGTGATTGAAAAGACAGGGCATAAAGCCGAAACGCAAGAGCTGTTTGAGAAGTTAAACCCTCATGGTGTACTTCAGTTTATTCGTTCAGGACGTGTCGCGATTACTAGATCAAATATAGAGAAGTTATCAGAGTTTTTGAGAGAAAGAGATCGAGTACAGACAGTACTAGATCACAACAATTAA
- the leuC gene encoding 3-isopropylmalate dehydratase large subunit produces the protein MQPKTLFDKIWDAHVVKQVEGGPNVVYIDRHFIHEVTSPVAFTGIENRGLKVARPAQTTATPDHNVPTIEQDKPIKDEESRFQVETLEKNCSNHGIQYYGLGSQNHGIVHVVGPEMGYTQPGMTIVCGDSHTSTHGAFGSIAFGIGTSEVEMVFTSQCIMQPKPKTMLIKVDGELSDGVTAKDIALYAIAKLTTSGGTGYFIEYAGSAVESLSMEGRMTLCNMSIECGARGGMIAPDQTTFDYVEGRPFAPKGEAWDKALAEWKELKTDSGAVYDAEFHYDAADITPMITYGTNPGMGVSVQGNIPSGTDLEGTDKISFEKSLEYMGFSAGQQMLGHPIDYVFVGSCTNGRIEDLRAFAAFVDGKKKADSVTAWIVPGSKVVEKQAQEEGLVEVLEAAGFKMREPGCSACLAMNDDKIPAGKYSVSTSNRNFEGRQGPGARTLLASPLVAAAAAITGVITDPREL, from the coding sequence ATGCAGCCAAAAACATTATTTGATAAAATATGGGATGCCCATGTCGTGAAACAAGTAGAGGGTGGCCCGAATGTAGTCTATATCGATAGACATTTTATTCATGAGGTGACCAGCCCAGTAGCTTTCACTGGTATTGAGAACAGAGGGTTAAAAGTAGCACGCCCAGCACAAACAACAGCTACTCCAGATCATAATGTCCCTACAATTGAGCAAGACAAACCGATTAAAGATGAGGAGTCTCGTTTTCAGGTTGAGACATTAGAGAAAAACTGTTCTAATCATGGTATTCAATATTATGGTTTAGGTAGTCAAAATCACGGTATTGTTCACGTTGTAGGTCCTGAAATGGGATATACACAACCTGGTATGACTATCGTTTGTGGTGATAGCCATACCTCTACTCACGGAGCTTTTGGTAGTATCGCTTTTGGTATTGGAACAAGTGAAGTGGAGATGGTGTTTACCTCTCAGTGTATTATGCAGCCAAAACCAAAGACGATGTTAATCAAAGTTGATGGAGAACTGTCTGATGGAGTAACTGCAAAAGATATTGCGCTGTATGCTATTGCTAAATTGACGACTTCTGGGGGTACTGGTTATTTTATTGAATATGCAGGCTCAGCAGTGGAAAGCCTTTCTATGGAAGGTCGTATGACTCTTTGTAATATGAGTATCGAATGTGGTGCTCGTGGAGGTATGATTGCACCAGATCAAACTACTTTTGACTATGTGGAAGGACGTCCTTTTGCACCAAAAGGTGAAGCTTGGGATAAGGCTTTGGCTGAATGGAAAGAGCTTAAGACGGATAGTGGAGCTGTTTATGATGCAGAATTTCATTATGATGCTGCAGATATCACTCCAATGATCACTTATGGTACGAATCCAGGAATGGGAGTATCTGTGCAAGGGAATATCCCTTCAGGTACTGACCTAGAAGGAACGGATAAAATATCTTTTGAGAAATCATTGGAATATATGGGATTCTCCGCAGGACAACAGATGTTGGGACATCCTATTGACTATGTGTTTGTTGGAAGTTGTACCAATGGTCGTATCGAGGATCTAAGAGCTTTTGCTGCATTTGTTGATGGCAAAAAGAAAGCCGATAGTGTAACTGCATGGATTGTTCCTGGATCAAAAGTAGTAGAGAAACAGGCTCAAGAAGAAGGTCTTGTTGAGGTTTTAGAAGCAGCCGGATTTAAAATGAGAGAGCCTGGATGTTCTGCATGTCTAGCAATGAATGACGATAAGATTCCTGCAGGTAAATATTCAGTATCGACCTCTAACCGTAATTTTGAAGGTCGTCAAGGACCTGGTGCAAGAACGTTGTTGGCAAGCCCATTAGTGGCAGCAGCAGCAGCGATTACAGGAGTGATTACTGATCCGAGAGAGTTATAA
- the ilvD gene encoding dihydroxy-acid dehydratase: MHKKLRSSITTEGRRMAGARSLWRANGMKESHFGKPIIAIVNSFTQMVPGHVHLHEVGQEVKRIVESKGCFAAEFNTIAVDDGIAMGHDGMLYSLPSREVIADSVEYMCNAHKVDAMICISNCDKITPGMLMASMRLNIPTLFVSGGPMEAGEMDGEHYDLVDAMVKGADDSYDDEKLKQLEQSACPTCGSCSGMFTANSMNCLTEALGLSLPGNGTVVATHANRKKLFEDGAHRIVELAYEYYRDGNENVLPRAIATRDAFMNAMTLDIAMGGSTNTVLHLLAIAHEAEVQFDMHDMDRLSRKVPCLCKVSPNSSYHIQDVNRAGGVLGILAELSRASLLETNVYRADGSTLEEILKTHDVCCATVTEEAADLYRSAPGNLGRNLVMGSQDKSYELLDLDRENGCIRSVEHAYYQDGGLAVLFGNLAEKGCIVKTAGVDPSVFEFKGTARVFESQEAACNGILGDAVQAGDVVIIRYEGPKGGPGMQEMLYPTSYLKSMQLDKVCALLTDGRFSGGTSGLSIGHASPEAAAGGVIALVEDGDPVKIDIPNRTISLDVPEPELQERRKKQEARGEKAFTPETRKREVSKALKAYSKLVSSADKGAVRLI; the protein is encoded by the coding sequence ATGCATAAGAAACTTAGAAGTAGTATCACCACTGAAGGCCGAAGAATGGCTGGAGCTCGTAGCCTTTGGAGAGCCAATGGGATGAAGGAGAGCCATTTTGGAAAACCGATTATTGCCATTGTAAACTCGTTTACTCAGATGGTTCCTGGTCATGTTCATCTACATGAAGTAGGCCAAGAGGTGAAACGTATTGTGGAATCCAAAGGTTGTTTTGCCGCAGAGTTCAATACGATTGCAGTGGATGATGGTATTGCAATGGGACATGATGGCATGTTATACTCTTTGCCTTCGAGAGAGGTAATTGCAGATAGTGTGGAGTATATGTGTAATGCCCATAAGGTGGATGCAATGATATGTATTTCGAACTGTGATAAAATCACTCCAGGAATGCTAATGGCTTCGATGAGATTAAATATCCCCACACTATTTGTCTCAGGAGGTCCGATGGAAGCAGGAGAGATGGATGGCGAGCATTATGACTTGGTGGATGCAATGGTTAAAGGCGCAGATGACAGTTATGATGATGAAAAGCTAAAGCAGCTAGAGCAGAGTGCATGTCCTACATGTGGATCATGTTCTGGAATGTTTACTGCCAATTCGATGAACTGTTTGACTGAAGCGTTGGGGCTTTCTCTTCCTGGTAATGGGACAGTGGTAGCTACGCATGCTAACCGTAAGAAATTGTTTGAAGATGGTGCGCATCGAATTGTAGAGTTGGCTTATGAATATTATAGAGATGGGAATGAAAACGTTCTTCCACGAGCCATTGCGACTAGAGATGCTTTTATGAATGCGATGACACTAGACATTGCAATGGGTGGATCTACAAATACTGTTTTACATCTATTGGCGATTGCTCATGAAGCTGAAGTGCAGTTTGATATGCATGACATGGATAGACTGTCACGTAAAGTTCCTTGTCTTTGTAAGGTCTCTCCTAACTCTAGCTATCATATTCAAGATGTAAACAGAGCTGGAGGAGTACTTGGTATTCTTGCAGAACTTAGTAGGGCATCTTTGTTGGAGACGAATGTCTACAGAGCGGATGGTTCAACGTTAGAGGAGATTCTAAAGACACATGATGTGTGCTGTGCAACCGTGACTGAAGAGGCGGCAGATCTATATCGTTCCGCTCCAGGTAATCTTGGTCGTAATCTAGTGATGGGATCACAAGATAAATCATATGAACTGTTGGATTTGGATCGTGAGAATGGATGTATACGTTCAGTAGAACATGCATATTATCAGGATGGTGGATTGGCTGTTCTGTTTGGTAACCTTGCAGAAAAGGGCTGCATTGTTAAGACGGCAGGAGTAGACCCTTCTGTATTTGAATTTAAGGGTACAGCAAGAGTATTTGAATCACAAGAGGCTGCATGTAATGGTATTCTAGGAGATGCGGTACAGGCAGGAGATGTTGTAATTATTCGTTATGAAGGCCCTAAAGGAGGTCCTGGAATGCAAGAGATGCTCTATCCAACATCATACCTTAAGTCGATGCAGTTGGATAAAGTATGTGCATTATTAACCGATGGTCGTTTCTCTGGAGGAACTTCTGGCTTATCTATTGGACATGCATCACCTGAAGCCGCAGCTGGAGGTGTGATTGCTTTGGTCGAAGATGGTGATCCTGTGAAGATTGATATTCCTAATAGAACTATCAGTTTAGATGTCCCGGAACCAGAACTACAAGAGCGAAGAAAGAAACAAGAGGCAAGAGGAGAGAAGGCATTTACGCCTGAAACACGAAAGAGAGAAGTATCTAAAGCTTTAAAAGCTTATTCAAAACTAGTATCATCAGCTGATAAAGGAGCGGTGAGACTAATATAA
- the leuD gene encoding 3-isopropylmalate dehydratase small subunit produces MPIDKFETLQSTAIPLPIENVDTDQIIPARFLKATERKGFGDNLFRDWRYQKDGSQNDDFVLNDDRYSGSILVAGKNFGSGSSREHAAWAIYDHGFKVVVSSFFADIFKGNALNNGLLPVVVSESFLEKTFDAIEKDATTKLTVDLEAQTITNEALGLSESFEINPYKKECLLKGYDDIDYLIHMKSDIESFEKK; encoded by the coding sequence ATGCCAATAGATAAGTTTGAAACATTACAGAGTACAGCGATCCCATTGCCAATAGAGAATGTGGATACTGATCAAATCATCCCAGCACGATTTCTAAAAGCGACGGAGCGAAAAGGTTTTGGAGATAACCTCTTCCGTGACTGGAGATATCAAAAAGATGGATCTCAAAATGATGATTTCGTATTAAACGATGATCGTTATAGTGGATCGATTTTAGTTGCAGGTAAAAACTTCGGTAGTGGTTCTAGTAGAGAACATGCTGCTTGGGCTATCTATGATCACGGATTTAAAGTGGTTGTATCTAGTTTCTTTGCCGATATTTTTAAAGGAAACGCATTAAACAATGGCTTACTTCCTGTGGTGGTGTCTGAATCGTTTTTAGAGAAAACATTCGATGCAATCGAAAAAGATGCGACAACAAAACTGACGGTGGATCTTGAAGCACAAACGATTACTAACGAAGCGTTAGGGCTTTCAGAGTCGTTTGAAATCAATCCATACAAGAAAGAGTGTCTCTTAAAAGGATACGATGATATCGATTATTTGATTCATATGAAATCAGATATCGAATCTTTTGAAAAGAAATAA
- the ilvC gene encoding ketol-acid reductoisomerase, with protein sequence MAKLNFGGTEEKVVMREEFPLEKARETMKDETIAVIGYGVQGPGQSLNLRDNGFNVIVGQRKDSKTWDKAVADGWVPGENLFDIEEACEKATVIQYLLSDAGQIAVWPTVKKHLTKGKALYFSHGFGITFNDRTGIVPPADVDVILVAPKGSGTSLRTMFLEGRGLNSSYAIFQDATGRAYDRVIALGIGVGSGYLFETDFKREVYSDLTGERGTLMGCIQGIFAAQYEVLREQGHTPSEAFNETVEELTQSLMPLVAQNGMDWMYANTSTTAQRGALDWWKPFRDATKPVFQKLYDEVACGNEAQRSIDSNSQPDYRVKLEAELKELRDSEMWQAGQTVRQLRPENNEG encoded by the coding sequence ATGGCAAAGTTAAATTTCGGAGGGACAGAAGAGAAAGTAGTGATGCGTGAAGAGTTTCCATTGGAAAAAGCACGTGAAACAATGAAAGATGAAACCATTGCTGTAATTGGTTATGGTGTTCAAGGTCCAGGACAGTCTCTTAACCTTCGAGACAATGGATTCAACGTAATTGTTGGTCAGCGTAAAGACTCAAAGACTTGGGACAAAGCTGTGGCTGATGGTTGGGTGCCAGGAGAGAATCTATTTGATATTGAAGAAGCTTGTGAGAAAGCAACTGTGATCCAATACTTGTTGTCTGATGCAGGTCAGATCGCTGTTTGGCCAACGGTGAAGAAGCACCTTACAAAAGGAAAAGCACTTTACTTCTCACATGGTTTTGGTATCACTTTTAACGATAGAACAGGTATCGTACCGCCAGCAGACGTTGATGTTATCTTGGTTGCTCCTAAAGGATCAGGAACAAGTTTGCGTACAATGTTTCTTGAAGGACGTGGCTTGAATTCAAGTTATGCAATCTTCCAAGATGCCACTGGTCGTGCTTATGATAGAGTAATTGCTTTAGGTATTGGTGTAGGTTCAGGTTACCTGTTTGAAACAGATTTCAAACGTGAGGTTTATTCTGACTTGACTGGAGAGCGTGGTACTTTGATGGGATGTATTCAAGGTATTTTTGCTGCACAATACGAAGTATTAAGAGAACAAGGACATACACCATCAGAGGCTTTCAATGAGACGGTTGAAGAGTTGACACAAAGTTTGATGCCATTGGTTGCACAAAATGGTATGGACTGGATGTATGCAAATACTTCAACAACAGCACAACGTGGTGCACTAGATTGGTGGAAGCCTTTCCGTGATGCAACCAAGCCTGTGTTCCAGAAATTGTATGATGAGGTAGCTTGTGGTAATGAAGCACAACGTTCTATTGATTCAAATAGCCAACCAGACTATCGTGTGAAATTAGAGGCAGAATTAAAAGAACTAAGAGATTCTGAGATGTGGCAAGCAGGTCAAACTGTTCGTCAGTTACGTCCAGAAAATAATGAAGGATAA
- a CDS encoding 2-isopropylmalate synthase: MMKNRTISIMDTTLRDGEQTSGVSFAAHEKLSIAKFLLQELSVDAIEIASARVSDGEMIAAKKIMDWARSKGFASKIEILGFVDQGKSIRWIEEAGGEVLNLLSKGSANHLKHQLRKSLAEHIEEINSSINEALSKGINVNLYLEDWSNGMKQDASHVYQLLEGVNVDKLGRVMLPDTLGILTPHETHTFIQDMVDRFPDIYFDFHAHNDYDLSVANVLSAMQAGAKGVHTTVNGLGERAGNAPLASVVALIHDHTDFSTKVEERKVALLSKMVESYSGIRISQNCPVVGENVFTQCSGVHADGDNKHGLYYNDLLPERFGRVRKYALGKTSGKANIVKNLEALGIEMEPAELKIVTDRIIDLADKKENVTIEDLPYIISDVLRTQQLEEKIKLSNYSLVHTQGLYPTATLSIEIDGQVHQATSAGDGQYDAFMNSLRMIYTKLNKPFPALIDYSVTIPPGGRTDALVETVITWNYGKIFKTRGLESDQTEAAIKATIKMLNIIELEVENY; encoded by the coding sequence ATGATGAAAAACCGTACCATATCGATCATGGATACTACGCTACGAGATGGTGAGCAAACTTCAGGGGTCTCCTTTGCTGCTCATGAAAAACTCTCGATAGCTAAGTTTTTACTCCAAGAGCTCTCGGTTGATGCTATTGAAATAGCATCGGCAAGAGTGTCTGATGGAGAAATGATAGCTGCAAAGAAGATAATGGATTGGGCACGATCCAAAGGCTTTGCGTCTAAAATAGAGATATTGGGGTTTGTGGATCAAGGAAAATCAATACGTTGGATTGAAGAGGCCGGTGGAGAAGTGTTAAACTTACTTTCAAAAGGTTCTGCCAACCACTTGAAACATCAACTAAGAAAGAGCCTTGCAGAACATATTGAAGAGATAAATAGTTCGATCAACGAAGCATTGTCTAAGGGCATTAATGTAAACCTATATTTGGAGGATTGGTCTAATGGAATGAAGCAGGATGCGTCTCATGTTTATCAACTTCTTGAAGGAGTGAATGTAGATAAGTTAGGGAGGGTAATGCTTCCTGATACTTTAGGTATATTGACCCCACATGAGACCCATACTTTTATTCAAGATATGGTGGATCGTTTTCCAGATATATATTTCGACTTTCATGCCCACAATGATTATGATCTATCCGTGGCCAATGTGTTGTCGGCAATGCAGGCTGGAGCAAAAGGAGTGCACACAACCGTCAATGGTCTTGGCGAGCGAGCTGGAAATGCGCCATTGGCAAGTGTGGTGGCATTGATTCATGATCATACTGATTTTTCGACGAAAGTAGAAGAACGTAAAGTAGCCTTGCTATCTAAAATGGTAGAGTCCTATTCAGGAATCCGTATTTCTCAGAACTGCCCTGTGGTAGGTGAGAATGTGTTTACCCAATGTAGTGGAGTGCATGCAGATGGTGACAACAAACATGGACTATACTATAATGATCTTTTACCAGAACGTTTTGGTCGTGTTCGTAAGTATGCTTTAGGAAAAACATCAGGCAAAGCCAATATCGTAAAAAATTTAGAAGCACTCGGTATTGAGATGGAACCTGCGGAGTTGAAGATTGTTACTGATCGTATTATTGACTTGGCTGACAAGAAAGAGAATGTGACCATAGAAGATCTTCCTTATATTATTTCGGATGTCTTGAGAACACAACAGTTGGAGGAGAAAATCAAACTCTCAAACTACTCTTTGGTACATACGCAAGGTTTGTACCCGACAGCCACTTTGAGTATCGAAATTGATGGTCAAGTACATCAAGCCACATCGGCGGGGGATGGACAGTATGATGCATTTATGAATTCGTTAAGAATGATCTACACCAAACTGAATAAACCTTTCCCTGCTTTAATCGATTATTCTGTGACAATTCCTCCTGGAGGAAGAACAGATGCCTTGGTGGAAACTGTGATCACATGGAACTATGGTAAGATTTTTAAAACCAGAGGTCTAGAGAGCGATCAGACAGAGGCCGCAATTAAGGCGACCATTAAAATGTTAAACATTATTGAGTTAGAAGTAGAAAACTATTAA
- the ilvB gene encoding biosynthetic-type acetolactate synthase large subunit, whose protein sequence is MTTQNNSSLERDEENVTGAQALIKSLLEEGVDTIFGYPGGAIMPVYDALYDFLDKVNHVLTRHEQGAIHAAQGYARVSGKVGVCFATSGPGATNLITGIADAMIDSTPLVCFTGQVTSPLLGTDAFQESDIVGMSMPVTKWNYQITDADEITDVVAKAFFIAKSGRPGPVLIDISKDAQFAPTSFKYKKYRRIRSYLPEQPVEKKSLIDAARLINQAKKPLMLVGQGVVLSGAEKVLLQFAEKTGIPMASTLLGLSAVPSDHPLWKGMLGMHGNYGPNVMTNECDLLLAVGMRFDDRVTGDIKTYATQAKVIHVEIDPSEINKNIPAEVAICSDAKKALKMLLKLVKDNDHTAWCNEFVPFQEAEYEKVIEKDIYPSKPGLTMGEVVHQVAEATNHDAIMATDVGQQQMIAARYFKFKNSRSCITSGGLGTMGFGLPAAVGAAVGNPTKPVIAFLGDGGYQMTIQEMATIKQENLNVKVVVLNNEFLGMVRQWQELFFDRRYSFTEMHNPDFIKIAEGYGIPARLVRERDDLAAAIDEMLAQEGPYFLEVRVEKEDNVFPMVPSGATISDVRLGPNS, encoded by the coding sequence ATGACGACCCAAAATAACAGTTCACTTGAGAGAGATGAAGAGAATGTAACAGGAGCGCAAGCATTAATTAAATCGTTACTAGAGGAAGGTGTAGATACCATCTTTGGATATCCAGGAGGTGCGATTATGCCAGTCTATGATGCTTTATATGATTTCCTTGATAAAGTTAATCACGTATTGACTCGTCATGAGCAAGGTGCCATTCATGCTGCACAGGGCTATGCAAGAGTCTCGGGTAAAGTAGGTGTGTGTTTCGCGACTTCAGGTCCTGGAGCAACGAACCTAATTACTGGTATTGCAGATGCTATGATTGATTCGACCCCATTGGTCTGTTTTACTGGACAGGTAACTAGTCCATTATTGGGAACAGATGCTTTTCAAGAGTCTGATATTGTGGGAATGTCGATGCCTGTAACCAAATGGAATTATCAGATTACAGATGCTGATGAAATTACAGATGTGGTTGCGAAAGCATTTTTTATTGCCAAAAGTGGAAGACCAGGGCCTGTATTGATCGATATCTCGAAAGATGCTCAGTTTGCTCCCACTTCATTTAAATATAAGAAGTACCGTCGTATCCGCAGTTATTTGCCAGAACAACCTGTAGAGAAGAAGTCATTAATAGATGCTGCAAGATTAATAAATCAAGCAAAAAAACCTTTGATGTTAGTAGGACAAGGAGTCGTATTGTCGGGAGCAGAAAAGGTTTTACTCCAGTTTGCTGAGAAAACTGGAATACCAATGGCATCAACACTTTTGGGGCTTTCAGCCGTTCCTTCTGATCACCCTCTTTGGAAAGGGATGCTAGGAATGCATGGTAACTATGGACCCAATGTGATGACCAACGAATGTGATTTGTTGTTAGCTGTTGGTATGCGTTTTGATGATAGGGTGACTGGTGATATAAAGACTTATGCTACACAAGCTAAGGTGATTCATGTTGAGATTGACCCTTCTGAAATTAATAAAAATATACCAGCAGAAGTTGCTATCTGTAGTGATGCAAAGAAAGCATTAAAGATGTTGCTTAAGTTGGTGAAAGATAATGATCACACCGCTTGGTGTAATGAGTTTGTTCCCTTTCAAGAAGCGGAATATGAAAAGGTTATTGAGAAGGATATATACCCATCTAAACCTGGTTTAACTATGGGAGAGGTCGTTCATCAAGTTGCTGAAGCAACAAATCATGATGCTATAATGGCTACCGATGTAGGACAACAGCAGATGATTGCAGCTCGTTATTTTAAATTTAAAAATAGTCGTAGTTGTATTACCTCTGGTGGTCTTGGGACGATGGGTTTTGGTCTGCCAGCAGCAGTAGGTGCAGCAGTGGGGAATCCGACCAAACCTGTGATTGCTTTCTTGGGAGATGGTGGATACCAAATGACCATTCAAGAGATGGCTACCATCAAACAAGAGAACTTAAATGTAAAAGTGGTCGTTTTGAATAACGAATTCTTAGGGATGGTAAGACAGTGGCAAGAGCTTTTCTTTGATCGTAGATATTCATTTACAGAGATGCATAACCCTGATTTTATCAAGATTGCAGAAGGTTATGGAATTCCAGCAAGACTGGTGAGAGAAAGAGATGATTTAGCTGCTGCAATTGATGAGATGTTAGCACAAGAGGGACCATATTTCCTAGAAGTGAGGGTAGAGAAAGAAGATAATGTTTTCCCAATGGTTCCTTCTGGAGCGACTATATCTGATGTGAGATTGGGACCTAATTCATAA
- a CDS encoding 2-isopropylmalate synthase has protein sequence MADRVYIFDTTLRDGEQVPGCQLNTVEKIEVAKALQELGVDVIEAGFPVSSPGDFNSVVEISKAVTWPTICALTRAVEKDIDVAADALKYAKRGRIHTGIGTSPYHIKYKLNSTEDEVLQRAVAAVKYAKRYVEDVEFYAEDAGRSDNVYLAKVVQAVIAAGATVVNIPDTTGYCLPNQFGEKIKFLMENVSNVHKAILSTHCHNDLGMATANSISGVMNGARQVEVTLNGIGERAGNTSLEEVVMTLKSHQDLNLETNIKTQNIFKTSRLVSTLMNMPVQANKAIVGRNAFSHSSGIHQDGVLKNRETYEIIDPEDVGIKESSIVLTARSGRAALKHRLEVLGVNLEGEKLDEVYQEFLKLADKKKDIKEDDLMVLVGEVEKTEGQRIRLHDIQVVTGKNMEPMATVKLNIAGELFTACSVGNGPVDAALSAVKQIIHKKVILEEFLIQAITRGSDDIGKVHMTINYGDHFYHGFGANTDIVIASVEAFIDAINKIVVV, from the coding sequence ATGGCAGATAGAGTCTATATATTTGATACAACATTAAGAGATGGAGAGCAAGTCCCAGGATGTCAGTTAAACACTGTAGAGAAGATAGAGGTAGCAAAAGCTCTCCAAGAGCTCGGCGTCGATGTGATTGAAGCAGGCTTTCCAGTATCAAGTCCAGGTGATTTTAATTCTGTGGTAGAGATCTCTAAAGCGGTAACTTGGCCAACCATATGTGCTTTGACTAGAGCAGTAGAGAAAGATATCGATGTGGCTGCCGATGCACTAAAATATGCCAAAAGAGGGCGTATTCATACAGGTATTGGAACGTCACCATATCATATTAAGTATAAGCTAAACTCTACTGAAGATGAGGTGCTTCAAAGAGCCGTTGCTGCTGTTAAATACGCAAAGAGATATGTGGAAGATGTGGAGTTCTATGCCGAAGATGCAGGCCGTTCTGATAATGTCTATTTAGCTAAAGTTGTGCAGGCGGTAATCGCAGCAGGAGCTACGGTGGTTAATATACCTGATACAACTGGTTACTGTTTGCCTAATCAGTTTGGTGAGAAGATTAAATTCTTAATGGAGAATGTCTCTAATGTTCATAAAGCAATTCTTTCAACTCATTGTCATAATGATTTAGGAATGGCTACTGCCAACAGTATCTCTGGGGTGATGAATGGAGCAAGACAAGTGGAGGTTACTTTGAATGGTATTGGCGAACGTGCCGGTAACACTTCATTAGAAGAGGTGGTGATGACATTGAAGAGTCATCAAGACCTGAATCTTGAGACAAACATTAAGACACAGAATATTTTTAAAACTTCTCGCTTGGTCTCTACCTTGATGAATATGCCTGTTCAAGCCAATAAAGCGATTGTTGGACGAAATGCATTTTCCCACTCTTCAGGTATTCATCAGGATGGTGTCTTAAAGAATCGTGAGACCTACGAGATTATCGATCCAGAAGATGTCGGAATCAAAGAGTCGTCAATTGTTCTAACTGCGCGTAGTGGTAGAGCAGCTTTAAAACACCGTTTAGAAGTGTTGGGTGTGAACCTAGAAGGCGAAAAGCTAGATGAAGTATACCAAGAGTTCTTGAAGCTTGCTGATAAAAAGAAGGACATCAAAGAGGATGACCTCATGGTATTGGTTGGTGAGGTCGAAAAGACGGAAGGGCAGCGTATCAGACTTCACGATATCCAGGTGGTTACAGGGAAGAATATGGAGCCAATGGCTACCGTGAAGTTGAACATTGCAGGAGAACTATTTACTGCATGTAGCGTTGGAAATGGACCCGTTGATGCAGCACTTTCTGCCGTGAAACAAATTATTCACAAGAAAGTCATTTTGGAGGAGTTCTTGATTCAAGCGATCACACGAGGAAGTGATGATATCGGTAAGGTACATATGACCATCAACTATGGTGATCATTTCTATCATGGTTTCGGAGCCAATACAGATATTGTCATAGCATCAGTAGAGGCCTTTATTGATGCTATCAATAAGATTGTCGTAGTATAA